The Thermotoga maritima MSB8 region AAGAGCACTTCTCCATTTCTTTCTTGAAACTCCTCGACAAGAAGGTTTCCAGAATAGATGGTACCACCAAATTCCTCTGGGAACTCGAGGATGGAAACACAATAGAATCTGTGATGCTTTTCCATCCGGACAGAATAACGGCCTGCATTTCAACCCAGGTTGGATGTCCTGTGAAATGCATCTTCTGTGCCACAGGAATGAGCGGATTTGTCAGAAATCTGACCACAGGAGAAATCGTAGCACAGATCCTTTCCATGGAAAAAGAAGAGAAGAAAAAAATAGGAAACGTTGTGTACATGGGAATGGGAGAACCTCTTCTGAACTATGAAAACACAATAAAAAGTATAAGAATACTGAACCACAAAAAGATGGGAAACATAGGTATCAGGAGGATCACAATCTCAACAGTTGGAATCCCGGACAGAATAATTCAACTGGCTGAAGAAGGGCTCGATGTGAAGCTCGCTCTTTCACTCCACGCTCCAACGAACTTCAAGAGAGATCAGCTCGTTCCTTTGAACAAAAAGTACTCCATCGAAGAGATCCTGAATGCGGTGAAGATCTATCAGAGGAAGACAGGAAATCGTGTAACGATAGAGTACGTGCTCATAAGGGGTATAAACGATGAAATAAGCGACGCAAAGAAACTGGCCGAAATTTTGAGAAACATGAAGGTCTTCGTGAATCTGATCCCTGTTAATCCAACGGTGGAAGGCTTGAGAAGACCGTCGAGGGAACGGCTTTTGACCTTCAAGAGGATACTACTGGAAAACGGAATCGAAGCAGAAATCAGACGAGAAAAGGGTACCGACATCGAAGCGGCCTGTGGTCAGCTGAGGCTGAAGAGAATAAAATCAAGATCATGAGGGTGTTTCTCGGAATAATAATCGGCATCGTGGTTGGTGGCCTTTTCTTTTTGTTCACAATGAAGTTTTATCAGAGTCAGTACAGCACGGTACCGGACGTTGTCGGGCTTTCTGGAACAGAAGCGTGTGAAAGACTGAAAACGTCTGGTTTGTTTTGTGACAAGTCTTCTTCCGAAACGGTGGTGGACACTTATCCACGAGCCGGTTCAAGGGTGAAAAAGGGAAGAACGGTGAATCTCTACTACGAAAACCCCCAGAAAAAAATTGTGCCTCGTCTTTCACAGCTGAATTTCCCAGTCGCAGAAGAGATCCTGAAAAGGCTCGGGTGGAATTACGAAACCGTTTATTTTCCTTTTGGCACTGAAAAAGACAGGGTTCTCGCAACCTATCCGAAAGAGGGGCAGATCTACAATGGGAAATTAATTCTTCTTATTGATACAGGAGAAAAAGAAAGCTATTTTCTGGTAGAAAATTTTGTGGGCAAAAAAGTGGACGAACTGAAGGACGATCCCCGTGTTTTGCTACTTGGAACAGGTGATACGGTGGTGGCACAGTATCCCCCGGAAGGTTCTATAGCAACGAAAGTTATCCTCATCCTTGGGGAGGAATGAACTTGAGAAGAAGAGGAATAGTGGTGAGTTTTCACTCGAACATGGTCACGGTCGAAGACGAGGAAACTGGTGAAAGAATCCTCTGCAAACTGAGGGGGAAATTTCGCCTGCAGAATCTCAAGATATACGTTGGAGACAGGGTGGAGTACACACCGGATGAAACAGGATCCGGAGTCATAGAGAACGTGCTACACAGGAAAAATCTACTCACCAAACCTCACGTCGCCAATGTGGATCAAGTGATTCTCGTGGTAACGGTGAAAATGCCGGAAACTTCGACCTACATAATCGATAAATTTCTTGTTCTCGCTGAAAAGAACGAACTGGAAACGGTGATGGTCATCAACAAGATGGACCTCTACGATGAAGACGATCTGAGGAAGGTAAGAGAGCTGGAAGAGATCTATTCTGGACTCTATCCAATCGTGAAAACCAGTGCGAAAACCGGAATGGGAATCGAAGAGCTCAAGGAATATCTGAAGGGAAAGATCAGCACGATGGCCGGACTCTCCGGAGTTGGAAAAAGTAGCTTGCTCAACGCCATAAATCCCGGTTTGAAATTACGGGTGAGCGAAGTTTCAGAGAAACTCCAAAGGGGAAGGCATACTACAACAACTGCCCAGCTCTTGAAATTCGATTTCGGAGGTTACGTAGTCGATACTCCGGGTTTCGCAAATCTGGAGATCAACGACATAGAACCCGAGGAACTGAAACACTACTTCAAGGAATTTGGAGACAAACAGTGTTTCTTCTCGGACTGCAACCACGTGGATGAACCGGAGTGTGGAGTGAAAGAAGCCGTGGAGAACGGAGAAATCGCAGAAAGTCGATACGAAAACTACGTGAAGATGTTTTACGAGCTTCTGGGAAGGAGGAAAAAGTAATGGTGAAAATAGCAGCTTCAATTCTCGCGTGTGACCTTGCAAGACTGGCCGATGAAGTGAAAAGGGTGGAAGAGCACGTGGATATGATCCATTTCGATGTCATGGATGGTCATTTTGTTCCAAACATTTCCTTTGGACTTCCCGTTCTGAAAGCCCTCAGGAAAGAAAC contains the following coding sequences:
- the rlmN gene encoding 23S rRNA (adenine(2503)-C(2))-methyltransferase RlmN encodes the protein MKNLLDLSYEELVTEITNLGLERYRADQILDWVFDKKVNNFDEMTNLSKKHRALLKEHFSISFLKLLDKKVSRIDGTTKFLWELEDGNTIESVMLFHPDRITACISTQVGCPVKCIFCATGMSGFVRNLTTGEIVAQILSMEKEEKKKIGNVVYMGMGEPLLNYENTIKSIRILNHKKMGNIGIRRITISTVGIPDRIIQLAEEGLDVKLALSLHAPTNFKRDQLVPLNKKYSIEEILNAVKIYQRKTGNRVTIEYVLIRGINDEISDAKKLAEILRNMKVFVNLIPVNPTVEGLRRPSRERLLTFKRILLENGIEAEIRREKGTDIEAACGQLRLKRIKSRS
- the rsgA gene encoding ribosome small subunit-dependent GTPase A encodes the protein MNLRRRGIVVSFHSNMVTVEDEETGERILCKLRGKFRLQNLKIYVGDRVEYTPDETGSGVIENVLHRKNLLTKPHVANVDQVILVVTVKMPETSTYIIDKFLVLAEKNELETVMVINKMDLYDEDDLRKVRELEEIYSGLYPIVKTSAKTGMGIEELKEYLKGKISTMAGLSGVGKSSLLNAINPGLKLRVSEVSEKLQRGRHTTTTAQLLKFDFGGYVVDTPGFANLEINDIEPEELKHYFKEFGDKQCFFSDCNHVDEPECGVKEAVENGEIAESRYENYVKMFYELLGRRKK
- a CDS encoding PASTA domain-containing protein; amino-acid sequence: MRVFLGIIIGIVVGGLFFLFTMKFYQSQYSTVPDVVGLSGTEACERLKTSGLFCDKSSSETVVDTYPRAGSRVKKGRTVNLYYENPQKKIVPRLSQLNFPVAEEILKRLGWNYETVYFPFGTEKDRVLATYPKEGQIYNGKLILLIDTGEKESYFLVENFVGKKVDELKDDPRVLLLGTGDTVVAQYPPEGSIATKVILILGEE